AAGAAATCAGTAACATCGGCTTGGTAAGATACAGTGACGACAGGATTGAATTCAGTGATGAAATAAGCCGCAATGCGATATATGAAAAAGCCGCATCAAGAAGGGACATTGCAGAACTGCACACCAGAATCGGTGATAGAATCAAAGAAAGGAGTAAAGACAAAGAACGTCGCTTCGTGGACATTCTGGCGTTCCACTACTATCGGGCGCGGAACCAGGACAAAGGAGTGCGTTTCTGCATCCAAGCGGGTGACAACGCCGCGGCGAATTATGCAAGCCACACTGCCGTAAAATATTATATGTGGGCGGTTGAACTCTTAAAAGGGAGTGTAAAAAAGAACAAACAAGAACTGCGGGATTCGCTGTTGAAGAAGATTGAAGAATTGAAGCGGAAAAGCGACTCTTTTTGAAATAACTGTCGTCGCAGGAAAATCGATTTTTTAAAAAAGCACCACCAGTTTCTTCACCCTTTCGTTCACCGACGTTTCCAGTCTGCAAAAATAGACACCCGACGGCAGATTTTGCAGCCGAACCGAATAGCGTCCCGGTGTCTTCAGCCCTCCATCAAGTCTTTTGACCACTCTGCCTGTTATGTCATAAAGGGTGAGGCGGACTTCACCGTACTGGTTCACCACATAAGTAATCTCTGGATTGTGTGCGGGATTGGCTGAAAAGAAAATATCATTATAAACCGGTTCTGCTCCGACGTTCTCTTCGATTCCATAATAGATATTATATTTCTTTATCAACCAGTAATCAGGATCAAAATCAATGGAGGTGACGGAATCCGATACCGTAAATTCGGCATGTTCAGGAGAACTGTTTATTGAAATATCGACGAGGGTGTCCCCTGATGTCATATGGAGCATGATCTGAACCGGCATATGAAAGACAGGTGGGGCGTTCGTCTGGATTTGATAGATATTCGTCGTAAAGAGAAAATTATTCCCTGCCGGTTCGCAGAACCAGTAAATTTCATATTCAGGATGTCCCTGACCGTATACCCATTCATCAAAGAACCAGGTGAGGTCCGTACCATAGGTCCGGGAAAAAACGCTCTTCAAATCCTCGGTGTTCGCCGTACCGTATTCAAAGGAATCGCGGTAAGTCTGAATCGCATCGAAAAAAGAAGCTTGGTTCAGGTACCGCAGCATGTGGAGCACCCACGACGCCTTGCAGTAGGTGTAACCGTAGTCAAACAACTCACCGCTGGGCGGGTCATAAATAGGATGACGCCAGGCGGCGTCGGATTGAAAGTAGTACTGAAGCCGGGTCTGCATGGTGCTGATGAAGTTTGAGTGTCCGAACCGATACCAGTTGTAGTTCGCATCGCTGTAAGTGGCGAATCCTTCGTTAAGCCATATATCCCGAAAGTCGACACAGGTGACCATATCCCCCCACCATTGATGAGCAAGTTCGTGCGCCATTCCGTTTTCCGACTGATTGACGACCCAATTGCGGTGGATCGTGGTCATCTCCTGATGTTCCATACCGCCCCAGGCGAATGGATAGACGACGTCCTGTCCGTAACGATTAAAAGGGTATGCTCCATACAATGAATCAAAGAGGAACATTGCATCAAGCAGGTGAACAAACGAAGTAACTGATTGGGTTGAGTCTTCAGGCCAGACAAAATGTCTGATCTCGACGGAATCTCCTGAAGGCGAATGATACCACTGGGACCATACCGAGTATCTGGACACCCCGAAATGCATCAGATAGGTGACAATCGGATAATCTTCCTGCCAGGTGTAAGTGACCGTAGTGTCGGGATTATTCGTCACGCTGACCAACTCACCGTTTGCACACACCACAAATGTATCCGGCACCGTGACCGAAATGATGCAGCCGTAATCAGCTTTATCATAAGGCTCATCATAGCACGGCATCCAGCGTCGCGCATCCCACGGTTCACCGAGGGTATAGGCGATTGAATGTTTGGTACTGGAGTTGTAATTTTCAGGATAGTAAACAAGTCCTGTCTGATAACTGCTCACACTCCAGGAACCGTGATAACCTATTTCGATGTTGAACGAATCACCGGTGTTGTAGGTCTGGGGAAGATCAACGATAAGAGATTCTCCGGACGATGAATATGTGGTGATTACACCGTCGACCATAATCGAATCAATGGTTAAAGTGCGGCTGTGGAGCACCGCTGTGTTGAGGTTATCGACCCTGCTGCGGCAGGCGATTCTGTTCACTCCCTGAAGACTCCTTTCGGTCATCGGCAGATGCAGGTCAAGTTCGTATTTGAGGACATCGTATTCATGGAGGGATTCCGCACGTACATACTGGAAATGGGGAATGCATTGCAGATGCTTCGCTTCGATATTGTCGTCGTTCCACTGACTAAATAAAATTAACAGTAACAGCATAATGGTCTCCTTTTAATACTTCATATTATAACAACTTCATTATATTTGTCAATTGAATTACAACTCAGGAACTTTTTTAACCCTGGGGAATTTACCGAAAAGTTTTTTATATAAAAGAGGATATTCCTCTTTTCCGCCGAGCAATTGGGTTGTTATCGGCATTATCTTCTTCGCCAGGGCTGAAATCTCTTTAACCTTACCGCGTATGTCCCACTGGGCGGTCGGGTCTTCACGCAGGCGTGAAATATGATAAAGTTCCCTCAAATTCATAGCCATAAGAATCCGCTTCTGATGGGCATTGGTGAGAATGTATCGGCCGATTCCGGGAAACCTGCGTTCTATTTTTTTATACACCATTTCAGTGCGCTTGACTATCTCTGTAAACCGTTTCACCTCACCGATCTTTTTCACTGAATCAGGAATGGTGACTCCGAGATTCGGATCATATCCCTGACACACAATGGTTGCAAGCCGATGGCGCTTCATCTGTCCGAAAGCGGCGGCTGATATCACCATTTCACAGGTAAGCCGGGCATATTCAAACTCCCTGAGCATGGTGTCGTATAACTCCACATATCGACATGCCTTTTTAAAAAGTTCATTCTTCTCTTTACGTGTCATCTTTCGTACGGTCCGACGACAGGCGGCATAGTCCATACCGCTTGAACGAAACAGAAGCGCCGCAAGAATTTTATCATCGGCGTCCCGGGTGTAATCAACCAATCTCACGCCCCTGGTTTTTCGGGAACCGGTTGATTTCAAACTGTATTTTCGGGCATAACGTCGGAGTTCCGGGTATGTTTTCTGGTCGTAGTCATTTGCACTGCAGAATAGCACAATCGACGGAGCGATATCCTTCACCAGTTCGAAAAACTTCCTTCCGAGCGTCTTTATTTCCTCTAGACCGGATGACGCAAACCGTCTGATCATCAGTTCGAGATTGCGCGCATTTATCGTCGCCCCGACCTGGGTCTGCGTGGCAAGAGGAAGGATGTAACGTGCATCTTCTTTTGCCAGATTTTCAAGTAATCTGTATTCCCTTCGGCTCTTCGGCGGGTGTTCTGCGTGGTCGATGTTGTACTGCGTGATTCTGGTGAAAAGATGCTTATAAAATTTATTCTGAAGCTCGACCATCGATGTGAAATCATCTTCAAGTGAAGAGTTTTTCAATCTCTCAGGAATTACAAAATCTCCTTTCAAGGTAACGTAACGCTGGGACTTTTCAGTATACGAACACAAACGGTAGCTTTCGAGTTCTTCAACTGCCAGACGTGAAACGCCGATGACGTCAAAGTTAAAGACCGCATGTTCGGCTACTGAATGATGGCCCATCCCGAAGATTATACGTTTGTTTGAAAAGCGGGCTTTGTTGACCTCCCGGCGTGCGTCTTCACGCAACTCTTCCACTGATTTCGGGCTCCGGCTTATCCGGGCATAGGCGGCTGAGATTGACTCCGGAGTTAATATAATATTCTTCTTACCACGCTGTTTCAATGCATCGACGTCTACGTTAAAACCCGCTAAGATCACCTTCATATCGATCTAAAACGCCTTTTAATGTCCCGTGCGATCAACTTGAGAGAAGGAAGCATATCCCGGACTGCGGCTTCATAAGCACTGCGGTCTCTTCCAACGGGATCTGATATTTCATTGTACTTAACCCTTCTTTTGTACTCTTTGAGGAGGAAGGTCTTGACTGCCGCAGAGGGAGAGATGTCCAGAATGTGGTCGTAATGTTTATAGCCCATAACAAAGATAATGTCAGCCCATTCAATGAGGGAATCGGTTATCTGCCGGGAACGATGTTTCTCAAGTGACCCGCCGAATTCCTCAACAACTTCACGACTGTATTGTGATGCAGCCATTCCCTGGGTCGGCAGAATCCCTGCGGACTGCACCGTACAATATTCCTCACTCACCATTGTCTTGAGAAGCGCCTCAGCCATGGGGCTCCGACACGTATTACCGCTGCAGACAAACAATACGTTGAACTTCAATCCTTCAGCGAGCTGAACAATGCCGCCGTGGACCTTTTCTATTTCGAGCACGGGGATTACACCTTTTCTTTTGACGACCGGCGGTGTAGCAGTCAAATCAATCACTGTTGATGGTCGCGACGACAGGGCACCGCCGTCGAGCACAAGTTCAACTTCAGGAAACCGCTCTGCTATCTCCGACGCCGAGTTAATTGGTGAATCTCCGGAATAATTGGCGCTCGTTACAGCAAGCGGCGCCTCGTATCGGCTTAAAAGTTGAATAACGAAATCAGTATGGGGAATCCGTAAACCGATTTTATCTTCCACAAACGGAAGGGACTTTTCAGGGTGCTTCCTCAAAATCACGGTGAGCGGTCCCGGTATGAAATACTCGATGATCTTACGTTTGACGATCCGCGCATACTCGGCGATCCTGTTGCGTGATAAAAAAAACGTAAAAGGCTTCTGTCCGCGTCCTTTGACCTCACGCAATCTTTCTACTGCCCGGACATTCGTTCCGTCCACGGCAAATCCGTAGATTGTATCTGTAGGAAGGACCACGATGCCGCCCTGTTTGAGAATCTTTGTGACTTCATTATATAATCGGGGTTTATGTTCAAGTTTGATCAGCATAAATTACAGGATGGTATCCTGTTATCCGTTTTCCAATCGATGATATAAACGGCTTGCGAAAAGGGCTGCATTTATCACGCCGTGTTTCCCGATGGCGAACGTCGCCACCGGCACACCGCGTGGCATCTGAACGATAGAGAGCAGGGAATCGAGACCGCCCAATCCTGAAGCCGACAACGGCACACCCAGAACCGGAATGTCGGTCAATGACGCGATGA
The candidate division WOR-3 bacterium DNA segment above includes these coding regions:
- the thyX gene encoding FAD-dependent thymidylate synthase is translated as MKVILAGFNVDVDALKQRGKKNIILTPESISAAYARISRSPKSVEELREDARREVNKARFSNKRIIFGMGHHSVAEHAVFNFDVIGVSRLAVEELESYRLCSYTEKSQRYVTLKGDFVIPERLKNSSLEDDFTSMVELQNKFYKHLFTRITQYNIDHAEHPPKSRREYRLLENLAKEDARYILPLATQTQVGATINARNLELMIRRFASSGLEEIKTLGRKFFELVKDIAPSIVLFCSANDYDQKTYPELRRYARKYSLKSTGSRKTRGVRLVDYTRDADDKILAALLFRSSGMDYAACRRTVRKMTRKEKNELFKKACRYVELYDTMLREFEYARLTCEMVISAAAFGQMKRHRLATIVCQGYDPNLGVTIPDSVKKIGEVKRFTEIVKRTEMVYKKIERRFPGIGRYILTNAHQKRILMAMNLRELYHISRLREDPTAQWDIRGKVKEISALAKKIMPITTQLLGGKEEYPLLYKKLFGKFPRVKKVPEL
- a CDS encoding threonylcarbamoyl-AMP synthase, whose amino-acid sequence is MLIKLEHKPRLYNEVTKILKQGGIVVLPTDTIYGFAVDGTNVRAVERLREVKGRGQKPFTFFLSRNRIAEYARIVKRKIIEYFIPGPLTVILRKHPEKSLPFVEDKIGLRIPHTDFVIQLLSRYEAPLAVTSANYSGDSPINSASEIAERFPEVELVLDGGALSSRPSTVIDLTATPPVVKRKGVIPVLEIEKVHGGIVQLAEGLKFNVLFVCSGNTCRSPMAEALLKTMVSEEYCTVQSAGILPTQGMAASQYSREVVEEFGGSLEKHRSRQITDSLIEWADIIFVMGYKHYDHILDISPSAAVKTFLLKEYKRRVKYNEISDPVGRDRSAYEAAVRDMLPSLKLIARDIKRRFRSI
- a CDS encoding T9SS type A sorting domain-containing protein — translated: MLLLLILFSQWNDDNIEAKHLQCIPHFQYVRAESLHEYDVLKYELDLHLPMTERSLQGVNRIACRSRVDNLNTAVLHSRTLTIDSIMVDGVITTYSSSGESLIVDLPQTYNTGDSFNIEIGYHGSWSVSSYQTGLVYYPENYNSSTKHSIAYTLGEPWDARRWMPCYDEPYDKADYGCIISVTVPDTFVVCANGELVSVTNNPDTTVTYTWQEDYPIVTYLMHFGVSRYSVWSQWYHSPSGDSVEIRHFVWPEDSTQSVTSFVHLLDAMFLFDSLYGAYPFNRYGQDVVYPFAWGGMEHQEMTTIHRNWVVNQSENGMAHELAHQWWGDMVTCVDFRDIWLNEGFATYSDANYNWYRFGHSNFISTMQTRLQYYFQSDAAWRHPIYDPPSGELFDYGYTYCKASWVLHMLRYLNQASFFDAIQTYRDSFEYGTANTEDLKSVFSRTYGTDLTWFFDEWVYGQGHPEYEIYWFCEPAGNNFLFTTNIYQIQTNAPPVFHMPVQIMLHMTSGDTLVDISINSSPEHAEFTVSDSVTSIDFDPDYWLIKKYNIYYGIEENVGAEPVYNDIFFSANPAHNPEITYVVNQYGEVRLTLYDITGRVVKRLDGGLKTPGRYSVRLQNLPSGVYFCRLETSVNERVKKLVVLF